In the genome of Patescibacteria group bacterium, one region contains:
- the dnaJ gene encoding molecular chaperone DnaJ, producing MAKNYYETLGIDKSASKDDIKKAFRKLAHEYHPDKGGGNEAKFKELSEAYSVLSDDKKRSQYDTYGQTFDGAAGGPGAGGFGGFDFSGFQQGQGFEDFDLGDIFGQFFGGGRSSSRQKRGADISVDVELTFQESVFGADRTIVLNKTSQCDNCHGTGGEPKTEMKTCPTCNGKGKIQENKSSFLGTFASVRQCSTCNGSGKVPTEKCKKCSGMGILKKQEEIKIRIPAGINTGEMVRLTGAGEAVAGGVAGDLYIKVHVKKHPIFIKEGINLITELNVKLSTALLGGEYSLETLDGPLTIKIPQGVNHGEVLRVKGKGVPADRSKRGDILIKVSVDIPHKLSKNAAKLIEELKKEGI from the coding sequence ATGGCAAAAAACTATTACGAAACATTGGGCATTGATAAAAGTGCATCAAAAGATGACATCAAAAAGGCTTTCCGAAAGCTTGCTCATGAATACCATCCCGACAAAGGTGGAGGAAATGAAGCAAAATTCAAAGAACTGAGTGAAGCATACTCGGTGCTTTCTGATGACAAAAAACGCTCACAATACGATACCTATGGCCAAACCTTCGATGGTGCAGCTGGAGGACCGGGCGCCGGAGGCTTCGGTGGTTTCGACTTTTCTGGATTCCAACAAGGTCAGGGCTTTGAAGACTTTGATCTTGGTGATATCTTTGGTCAATTTTTCGGAGGAGGACGTAGTAGTTCACGTCAAAAGCGTGGAGCAGATATATCAGTAGATGTAGAGCTAACATTTCAAGAGTCAGTATTTGGCGCAGATCGTACAATTGTTCTCAACAAAACATCTCAATGTGACAATTGTCATGGCACAGGTGGTGAACCAAAGACAGAAATGAAAACCTGTCCAACCTGTAATGGAAAAGGAAAAATTCAAGAAAACAAATCATCGTTCCTCGGTACATTTGCATCGGTACGACAGTGTTCAACTTGTAATGGATCTGGAAAAGTTCCAACAGAAAAATGTAAGAAGTGTAGTGGAATGGGAATCCTAAAAAAACAGGAAGAAATAAAAATTAGAATTCCTGCTGGAATCAACACCGGAGAAATGGTTCGTCTCACTGGTGCAGGAGAAGCCGTAGCCGGTGGAGTTGCAGGAGATCTTTATATTAAAGTTCATGTAAAGAAGCATCCAATCTTTATCAAAGAGGGAATAAATCTCATAACTGAATTAAATGTAAAGCTTTCTACAGCATTACTCGGAGGTGAATATAGTCTCGAAACTCTCGATGGGCCACTTACTATCAAGATTCCTCAGGGGGTAAATCACGGAGAAGTCCTCAGGGTCAAAGGAAAAGGAGTGCCTGCAGATCGAAGTAAGCGTGGGGATATCTTAATTAAGGTTTCTGTAGATATACCGCATAAACTCTCAAAAAATGCTGCGAAGCTCATAGAAGAGCTCAAAAAAGAGGGAATATAA
- a CDS encoding ThiF family adenylyltransferase, translating into MLEIIKPKIIDQSEFEKISKSNSITFVDAYKTQIEEIFQINNPQIKKTSVEYNQKLGDFLLTQSIQSILIYYSYYNTVVKSVNEDYYYILRTSRNKDIISHEDQIKYRNSKIGIAGLSVGSAVVAALTITGGPKNIKISDFDTVETTNLNRIRAKLIDIGKIKTEITAREVWDIDPFAELELWSNGLSNENMLEFITQPKLDIFIDEFEDIGLKIKSRIICRENRIPVLMATDNGDNVLLDVERFDIEMNRPIFHGLIEESEFKDLQKIDFKTWLRLATKIVGPEYLPLNMQKSILNIGKTIPSVPQLGSTAMTAGGAIVYAARKIICNSNMPSGRYVINLEEILNPDYNSDRNIESRKKSTEDFKNKFL; encoded by the coding sequence ATGCTCGAAATTATCAAACCAAAAATCATAGATCAATCAGAATTTGAAAAAATATCAAAATCTAATTCGATTACTTTTGTTGATGCATACAAAACACAAATTGAAGAAATCTTTCAAATTAACAATCCACAAATTAAAAAGACAAGTGTTGAATATAATCAAAAACTTGGGGACTTTTTGTTAACTCAATCTATTCAATCAATTTTAATTTATTACTCATATTATAATACAGTAGTAAAATCTGTTAATGAAGATTATTACTACATTCTCCGGACATCTAGAAATAAAGATATAATTAGTCATGAAGATCAGATCAAATACCGTAATTCGAAAATTGGAATAGCTGGATTATCAGTTGGATCAGCTGTTGTAGCTGCTCTCACGATAACAGGAGGACCTAAAAATATTAAGATATCTGACTTTGATACTGTAGAAACTACAAATTTAAATAGAATACGCGCAAAACTAATAGATATAGGCAAAATTAAAACAGAAATAACTGCTAGAGAAGTGTGGGATATTGATCCCTTTGCTGAATTAGAATTGTGGTCAAACGGATTAAGTAATGAGAATATGCTTGAGTTCATCACTCAACCTAAATTAGATATATTTATTGATGAATTTGAAGATATTGGTTTGAAAATAAAAAGTAGAATAATATGTAGAGAGAATAGAATCCCTGTTCTCATGGCAACGGATAACGGTGATAATGTACTTCTAGATGTAGAAAGATTTGATATTGAAATGAATCGACCTATATTTCATGGATTAATTGAAGAGTCCGAATTTAAAGATTTACAAAAAATAGATTTTAAGACTTGGCTTAGATTAGCTACAAAAATTGTAGGACCCGAATACCTACCTTTAAATATGCAAAAATCAATATTAAACATAGGAAAAACTATTCCATCAGTACCTCAGTTAGGTAGCACTGCTATGACAGCAGGAGGAGCAATCGTATATGCAGCAAGAAAAATAATTTGTAATTCTAATATGCCATCTGGAAGATATGTAATAAATCTAGAAGAAATTCTAAATCCAGATTACAACTCCGATCGTAATATAGAATCCAGGAAAAAAAGTACTGAGGATTTCAAGAATAAGTTCTTATAA